Proteins from one Sarcophilus harrisii chromosome 2, mSarHar1.11, whole genome shotgun sequence genomic window:
- the LOC100934385 gene encoding olfactory receptor 11H4-like, whose translation MNKSGVHTVTEFVLLSFPGHWQIQILLFSLFLIVYTLTLMGNGAIVCAVRWDQRLHTPMYILLGNFAFLEIWYITSTVPSMLENFLSETKTISFAGCFFQFYFFSSLGTTEAYFLCIMAYDRYLAICHPLHYPTKMTLQRYYTLMSVCWAFGFLSYFPSTIQLSQLSFCGPNIIDHFVCDMDPIMALSCAPAPVTEILFYILSSLIIILTMLYILGYYILLLRAVLQVPSAAGRRKAFSTCGSHLAVVCLFFGSLMIMYVSPTSENSGEVQKIITLFYSVVTPFLNPLIYSLRNKEMKAALKKVMRITSE comes from the coding sequence ATGAACAAATCAGGAGTACATACCGTGACTGAATTTGTCCTCCTGAGCTTCCCTGGTCACTGGCAGATTCAAATTTTACTCTTCTCTTTATTCTTGATAGTCTATACCCTTACCTTGATGGGAAATGGGGCCATTGTCTGTGCAGTGAGGTGGGACCAAAGACTCCACACTCCAATGTACATCCTACTAGGGAATTTTGCCTTTCTAGAGATCTGGTACATCACCTCCACTGTTCCCAGCATGTTAGAAAACTTTCTCTCAGAGACTAAAACCATCTCTTTTGCAGGTTGCttcttccaattctattttttctcttcccttggtACAACTGAAGCCTATTTCTTGTGCATCATGGCTTATGATCGTTATCTTGCCATCTGCCACCCACTACACTACCCAACCAAAATGACCTTACAGCGCTATTATACCTTGATGTCTGTATGCTGGGCATTTGGCTTCTTAAGTTATTTTCCATCTACTATTCAGCTCTCTCAGCTATCATTCTGTGGTCCCAACATCATTGACCACTTTGTGTGTGATATGGATCCAATTATGGCTCTATCATGTGCCCCTGCTCCTGTCACTGAAATTCTGTTCTACATTCTAAGCTCCCTCATCATCATCCTCACCATGTTGTACATCCTTGGCTATTACATTCTTCTACTAAGAGCCGTGCTGCAAGTCCCCTCAGCTGCTGGCAGGCGTAAGGCTTTCTCCACGTGTGGATCCCATCTGGCTGTTGTCTGTCTCTTCTTTGGGAGCCTAATGATCATGTATGTGAGCCCAACATCTGAGAACTCAGGAGAAGTACAGAAGATAATAACCTTGTTCTATTCAGTTGTGACACCATTTTTAAACCCCCTGATCTATAGTCTTCGTAACAAGGAGATGAAAGCTGCCCTCAAAAAAGTCATGAGGATCACTTCAGAATAA